The Thermosynechococcus sp. genome has a segment encoding these proteins:
- a CDS encoding Mo-dependent nitrogenase C-terminal domain-containing protein, with the protein MRNCEDSPMNQLLSQRMPTSLMTKIRQWLMTYPITTPAIAHRICRWIPAQCPFARTLSLFGRPVITIPPLCKLNPFYEEVVMLRFRALTYLSDVCQEDISQYV; encoded by the coding sequence ATGCGCAATTGTGAGGATAGCCCCATGAATCAACTCCTTAGCCAACGCATGCCCACTTCTTTAATGACCAAAATTCGCCAATGGCTAATGACTTATCCAATTACCACGCCGGCGATCGCCCACCGCATTTGTCGCTGGATTCCTGCCCAATGTCCCTTTGCCCGCACCCTCTCCCTCTTTGGTCGGCCAGTCATTACCATTCCCCCCTTGTGTAAACTCAATCCCTTTTATGAGGAGGTGGTGATGCTGCGGTTTCGCGCCCTGACCTACCTCAGCGATGTCTGCCAAGAGGACATCAGTCAATACGTCTAG
- a CDS encoding radical SAM protein — MSPLVANYYLTYRCNARCHFCDIWALEPGKEADFSTIQTNLRDLKRLGVKYVDFTGGEPLLRADAPAIYREAKRLGFMTSMTTNTILYPRRAKEIQGVVDFLNFSLDGPDAATHDQSRGVKIFDTLVESVKIALELGEYPVLNHTVTAQNYERIGEVAEFAQSLGVRVWLNPAFTAHEHYNDKKNPTPEIANSIEQTAKKYNNVGYNKAALALIRAGGNRTHNPRCKAVDAVIAISPNDELLLPCYHFAQQGVPINGRLYELYKSSEVVEEYRRSQGRLPVCEGCTVWCYLIPSFFKGLDKYWFLNQVTYAGEFLARKQFLQRSRPLRRTPVGVG, encoded by the coding sequence ATGAGTCCACTGGTTGCTAACTACTACCTGACTTACCGCTGTAATGCCCGCTGCCATTTCTGTGACATTTGGGCGCTGGAACCGGGCAAAGAAGCTGATTTTAGCACTATCCAAACCAATCTCCGCGACTTGAAGCGCTTGGGGGTGAAATATGTGGACTTTACAGGGGGCGAACCGCTGCTGCGTGCCGATGCCCCAGCCATCTACCGCGAGGCCAAGCGTCTTGGTTTCATGACCAGCATGACCACAAATACGATTCTCTATCCCCGTCGTGCCAAGGAAATTCAGGGGGTGGTGGATTTCTTGAATTTTTCCCTCGATGGACCGGATGCTGCCACCCACGATCAGTCGCGGGGCGTGAAAATTTTTGACACGCTGGTGGAATCGGTCAAAATTGCCCTTGAGCTGGGTGAATATCCCGTGCTGAACCACACCGTGACAGCCCAGAACTATGAGCGAATTGGGGAAGTCGCTGAATTTGCCCAAAGTTTAGGAGTACGGGTTTGGCTCAACCCTGCCTTTACTGCCCACGAACACTACAACGACAAAAAGAACCCCACTCCCGAAATTGCCAACAGCATTGAACAAACAGCGAAGAAGTATAACAATGTTGGTTACAATAAGGCAGCACTAGCCCTCATTCGCGCTGGGGGAAACAGGACTCACAATCCCCGTTGTAAGGCGGTGGATGCTGTGATTGCCATCTCCCCCAATGATGAGTTGCTGCTGCCGTGTTACCACTTTGCGCAGCAGGGAGTCCCCATCAATGGTCGCCTGTACGAACTGTACAAGTCCTCCGAGGTGGTAGAGGAGTATCGCCGCTCCCAAGGCCGACTCCCCGTCTGCGAAGGCTGCACAGTGTGGTGTTATCTCATTCCCAGCTTCTTTAAGGGACTGGATAAGTACTGGTTTCTCAATCAGGTGACCTATGCCGGAGAATTCCTGGCCCGAAAACAGTTTCTACAACGAAGCCGACCCCTTCGACGAACTCCTGTCGGAGTGGGTTGA